The Bacteroidota bacterium sequence CTGATATTTATTTTCCCCAGTTTGTTTGCCGAAGGTTTTGAAAGTATCAAAGTATTATCATTACAAAAACCTGAAAATTTATTAGACGATAGTTTTTTTCATCAATATAAAAACAATGAATGGTTTGTATTATTATTTGTAGGTGTACTTATATTCATTAAAGCAATTGCGACGGCCATTACCATAGGCAGTGGCGGGAATGGTGGAAATTTCGCACCTTCGCTTTTTGTGGGTGCATATTTAGGTTTTTTCTTTTCGCGTTTAATCAATTTATTAAACTTTACTTCATTGCCCGAAAGCAATTTTACCATTGTAGGAATGGCTGGAATACTAAGTGGAATTTATCATGCTCCTTTAACTGCTATTTTTTTAATTGCAGAAATTACTGGAGGTTATACTTTAATGATTCCTTTGATGATTGTAGCATCGATAAGTTTTGCTATATCAAGATATTTTGAACCTTACTCTTTGGACAGGAAGAAATTTAATGTGTCGCCTGCAGTTAATAGGTAGGGACTTCCCGTCATTCCAACTCCGCAATCTTGCGGAGTTGGAGCGAAGAATCTGATGTATTCGAAAACGAGGCTACAGTAATACCAAAACTCAATATCAAGAATATTTTGCTACTGCTATTGCTGATATTGCTGAGCAAAATATACAAATATTCCCAAGTCCAAGTAATGGCAACTTTAATATTTATTTGAACAATATATCTGCCGAGAAATTATATATAGATATGTATGACCTCAATGGCAAAAAAGTAACTCAAGTATATAATGTAATGTTAATGCCTAACTACATCCCGAAAGCCCCGCTTAATCCCGATAATTATCGGGATGCGGGGAGATTAGTCCCTTTCTTTTGGACTATTATATATTGAGTGTCGGTATAAATTTTAGAAATACTGTTTCATTCCAAAATACACCTTTGGCTAATGGGATGTATATACTAAATATCTCAACTGGAGATAGGAACTATTGCAAACGTATTACTATAAGCAATTAATTCTTCATACAATTTTGCAGAAGGGCCTCGGAGTAATTTTCGAGGCTCTTCTTTTGTGGCAGAAATTTGCATTACATTTGTGCAAATAAAACTTCATCTATGTTAAGAACCCTATTAATCGGACTTATTATACTTCTATCGTATAAATCGCAGAGCCAAGACCCTAATTCTGAAACCGACAGAATCACTACTTTCTGCAAAGTATGGGGATTTTTTAAATATTACCATCCCGAGGTTACTGCAAAAAAAATGAAATGGGACGATGAATTCAGGGCCCAGTTAAAACAACTTGATTCGCTTAATACCAAAAAAGAAATCAATAAGTTTTATTCCAAATGGCTCAAGAGTTTGGGCGGTGTGAAAGCTTGTAAAGAATGTAATAATAATGTAGCAGACAGCTTAAAAATAAATCTGGATTTGACTTGGATGAATGACTCTATCAGTTTCGAAAAAGAGGTGATTAAGCAATTACATTATATAGAAAAAAACAGGAATCAAGATACCAAATCATATATATCAGAAGGAGCCCCTGAGCAAGGCCCAGAATGGAAAGAAAAAGGATACTATGATTCTATAATGCCATCCAGAGAATTACGTTTACTGGGATTGGCTCGTTATTGGAATATTATCAATTACTTTTTTCCTTACAAAAATATAATAGGCGAAGATTGGAACAATGTTTTGGTAGATATGATTCCAAAATTTATTAATGCGAATGATACTGTTGCTTATCGATATGCCGTGCTTGAATTGATTGCTCGCATCAACGATACACATGCCATGCCATTCGGACATCAATCTGAATATTATGGAACCAAATTTATTCCATTTACGATAAAAATAATTGATAATAAACCCATCGTCACGGGTTTCAAAAATGATTCACTTGCTAAAATAGATGATATACAATATGGCGATGTTTTTCTAAAAATAAATAATATAGAAATTGATACACTCATCAATCAAAAACTAAAATATATACCCGCTTCCAATATGCCTGCCAAGTTGCGGAATTTAAGCAAAGTAATACTCAATGGAGATTCGGATATGATAGAAGTTACTTATGATAGAAATGGCACGGTAAATACAAAAATGATACACAGGTACTATTATGAAGAATTAAAATATATACCCCGAGAGCATGCTGATACTGCGGTTTGGAAAATTGTAGAAACCAATATTGGTTATGTGAATATGGGCAATCTTAAAAAAAATGATGTGATGGATGTGATAGTGCGATTGAAAAATACACAAGCTATTATATTCGATTTGAGAAATCACCCCAATGGAACCCAACGAGACCTCTCTCTATTGCTCAATCACGAGAAATTGCCTTTTGCAAAATTCACCCTACTTGATTTAAAATATCCAGGCGTAATTAGTTATACCGAACCCATCATGTGTGGCTCTAATACTAACTATTATTATCAAGGAACTGTGGTGATTTTGGTGGACGAAAATACCCAAAGTCATGGCGAATTTACTTGTATGGCATTGCAAACTGCTCCCAAAGTAAAGGTAATTGGTAGCCAAACTGCAGGTGCTGACGGTAATGTTTCTATGATCGTATTTCCTGGTGGTATTGAAACTTATATGTCGGGTATTGGGGTGTTTTATCCTGATGGTAAGGAAACACAAAGAGTAGGAATAGTTCCCGAAGTAGCAGTGACTCGTACTATTGAAGGTATTAGAGCACAAAGGGATGAAGCCTTTGAATTGGCAATAGAAATTATTAAGAATTATTAGTATATATATAGTGGGTGATTCTACCAAAAGCAAAACCTTGTATTTATTCATGAACCCAAAAAGTTGGGATGAATGGATTAAATATTTTGAAGAAAAAGGATATACTTGCCATGCTCCTGCCTATGGATATCATATAGGTGAACCAAATGAACCAATTGAGAATGACCCTGATTTAACAGACAAAAAATTCCCAAGAAATCCAACTATGACTTATCGTTCAACGCATCCATTTAAAGCTGATGAAGAAATTACTATTTGGCAAGGACATCCAACCGAGCAAGTTAAAGCAATGAAATACGGAATACCTTAACTTAAACAGCAAGGAATTAATTCTTTAAATGACGAATAACATAGGACACCAATTTACATAACAAGTACAACGAAACGCTTACAGCTATTTTATATGAACATACAAGAACAAATTAAAAAGTATATTGCCAGCCAACCTGAAGCAAAACGTGTGGACATCGAATCATTGCACCAACGCATACTTGAAGCTTTGCCAAAATGTAAACTATGGTTCTTAGACGGAAAAGACAATAAAGGTAAAATTGTTTCTAATCCTAATGTAGGATATGGACTTCAAACAATAAAATATGCTGACGGAAAGACCAAAGAGTTTTATCAAATTGGTATAAGTGCAAACACGACAGGAATATCTGTTTATATAGTGGGCATTGAAGACAAAAAATATTTGCCAGCAGGACAAGCAAAATTTACATTAATAGAAGTAGAAGATATTGGTTCCGTAGCTGCTAAAATATTAACCGAACCACAAAACCATTTCAATAAAAGTTATAAATTGATCAACTACGAAACATTTACATTTACTGAAATGGCTGAAAGAATTAGTAATGGAATTGGAAAGACAATAAATTTCATTTCAACTAATTTATTGTCTTTCTTTTAACTAAACGAAAAGTTAATATGCCTTCAATGCTTATATTAGTGATGATTATGTTGCATTACTTTCCAAGATTTCAAAAAACGCCAAAGACAACGAATTGCGTAAAAATTATTACGGGACAAGAGCCAATATCTTTTGACAACTTTGTTCTCACAAATAAAAAAAAATTACAATAACAGGAAGCTATAACATAAGTTTTGGTCGAGCTTTTGCATACAACCAAACATTTGCAAAAGCGGTAGAAACTTTTTTAATTTTTAATATGGAAAGCCTAGCAACAATTGCATCTTTATTGAAACATTTTGGTACACAAAGGTGTTCCAAAAAAGGCGGAAGCAAACAGCATGTTATAGCCAACAGCGAGGACCAATCCTCCCAAAGAATACCCCCCGTTCACAAAAAGACTTTCGTGCAATGACTTGTTGTTATGAATGAATAGACTATCTTTGTGAGAAACCGAAGTATAGATGGCGTTAAACCTTATAGACCTTCATAAATTTAACAAAAAAATGGCCGATAAACAGCAAGATCCTAAAGTACTCAGAAGCCAATATATTCCCACTTCGGAATTTTATAGCCAGATAATAGATAGTTTGCAAGATTATTCTATCCTGACGTTAGATAATGAATTAAAAATTAATAGTTGGAGTTCTGGTACGGTTACCATTTTTGGTTATGAAGCGGAAGAGGTTTTAGGTAAAGATTTCGATATCATTTTTACTGAAGAGGATAGAAAAATTGGGATTCCACAGGGTGAAATTGACAAAGCATTAAAAGAAGGTAGGGCTGTAGATAACCGTTGGCATATATGTAAAGATGGAAGTACATTTTATGCTTATGGCTTAGTGTTTCCGCTTACGGGCATTGATGGAGAAATGCTGGGTTATGTAAAAATACTGCGTGACCTTACAGAGAGAAAGAAAGCAGAAGATTCCATTAAAAATTATGTTAAAGAATTGGAAGAATTGAATACCCATAAAGAGAGTGTGCTTGCAATTCTGTCTCACGATTTGCGAAGTCCGCTGTCATCAATTATTGGAACTGCCAGTTATCTGAAGGATAATTTTGCAAAGATGAAACCCGAGGCACTAAAAGAAATGTTGGAACTTCTTTATAGTTCATCACTAGAGGGGTTAAACATGTTAGACTATTTGGTGGAATGGGCAAGAATAAAATATGCATCAGAAGTGTTTTCTCCCTCAAAAATTGAACTTGTAAAATATATAAATCAGATTTTTGATATGCTGAAGGAAACGGCCCAAGTAAATGGAATTAATCTTCATCACGAAATTGAAGAAAACGAAAGGGTTTTTGCCGATGCAAAAATGCTACTTTCTATTTTACAAAACATAGTGTCAAATGCTATAAAGCATACTAATCCTGGAGGAAAAATCTTCATTACTGCAAAAAGAAACGAAGATAAACTTATTATAGAAGTGAAGGATAGTGGTATTGGAATGTCGAAAGAAATAATGGCAAAACTTTTTGCTCCGCAAATGGCTTCACTCGCTAAAGCACGAGCT is a genomic window containing:
- a CDS encoding NAD(+)--rifampin ADP-ribosyltransferase — protein: MNPKSWDEWIKYFEEKGYTCHAPAYGYHIGEPNEPIENDPDLTDKKFPRNPTMTYRSTHPFKADEEITIWQGHPTEQVKAMKYGIP
- a CDS encoding T9SS type A sorting domain-containing protein, encoding MFPSPSNGNFNIYLNNISAEKLYIDMYDLNGKKVTQVYNVMLMPNYIPKAPLNPDNYRDAGRLVPFFWTIIY
- a CDS encoding S41 family peptidase translates to MLRTLLIGLIILLSYKSQSQDPNSETDRITTFCKVWGFFKYYHPEVTAKKMKWDDEFRAQLKQLDSLNTKKEINKFYSKWLKSLGGVKACKECNNNVADSLKINLDLTWMNDSISFEKEVIKQLHYIEKNRNQDTKSYISEGAPEQGPEWKEKGYYDSIMPSRELRLLGLARYWNIINYFFPYKNIIGEDWNNVLVDMIPKFINANDTVAYRYAVLELIARINDTHAMPFGHQSEYYGTKFIPFTIKIIDNKPIVTGFKNDSLAKIDDIQYGDVFLKINNIEIDTLINQKLKYIPASNMPAKLRNLSKVILNGDSDMIEVTYDRNGTVNTKMIHRYYYEELKYIPREHADTAVWKIVETNIGYVNMGNLKKNDVMDVIVRLKNTQAIIFDLRNHPNGTQRDLSLLLNHEKLPFAKFTLLDLKYPGVISYTEPIMCGSNTNYYYQGTVVILVDENTQSHGEFTCMALQTAPKVKVIGSQTAGADGNVSMIVFPGGIETYMSGIGVFYPDGKETQRVGIVPEVAVTRTIEGIRAQRDEAFELAIEIIKNY
- a CDS encoding PAS domain-containing sensor histidine kinase; the protein is MADKQQDPKVLRSQYIPTSEFYSQIIDSLQDYSILTLDNELKINSWSSGTVTIFGYEAEEVLGKDFDIIFTEEDRKIGIPQGEIDKALKEGRAVDNRWHICKDGSTFYAYGLVFPLTGIDGEMLGYVKILRDLTERKKAEDSIKNYVKELEELNTHKESVLAILSHDLRSPLSSIIGTASYLKDNFAKMKPEALKEMLELLYSSSLEGLNMLDYLVEWARIKYASEVFSPSKIELVKYINQIFDMLKETAQVNGINLHHEIEENERVFADAKMLLSILQNIVSNAIKHTNPGGKIFITAKRNEDKLIIEVKDSGIGMSKEIMAKLFAPQMASLAKARAKNKGAGIGLLLVKGFLERNGGEIWVESIEGEGSSFYFTLPINKPADKMESLNKLDLN
- a CDS encoding NmrA family NAD(P)-binding protein: MNIQEQIKKYIASQPEAKRVDIESLHQRILEALPKCKLWFLDGKDNKGKIVSNPNVGYGLQTIKYADGKTKEFYQIGISANTTGISVYIVGIEDKKYLPAGQAKFTLIEVEDIGSVAAKILTEPQNHFNKSYKLINYETFTFTEMAERISNGIGKTINFISTNLLSFF